GATTTGAAAGCCGACGATTTTATACCATCAATCATGCCAAATAACAGACTAACGAGCATGACGGGTGCCACAATACGTGAAGCGCTATTCCACCAGCGCAGCGTAAAGCTCAATAAAACCAGAATGATACATGGCGGATAAATCGCTGTCAGTACAGGAATAGAAAGTTGGATCAGATGGCTAAGACCCAGGTTAGACACCACCATTGAGAAGATGCCCAGCACAAACACCAGCGTGCGGTAAGACAACGGCAGGTATTGCGCAAAGAATTCCGCACAGGCACAGGTCAGCCCCACCGCCGTCACCAGACAGGCGATAAAGATTAACAACGCCAGGAAGCTGCTTCCCATGTTACCGAACGAATGTTGCACATAGGCATGGAGAATTTCAGCGCCGTTCTGCGCCTGCGGCACCAGTTCGCCACTGACGGAACCAAGCTGGAACAAGCTCAAATAGACGAGAGTCAGGCCAATACCGGCAATTAATCCTGCCCACATCGTGTAACGTGTCAGCAGCATAGGGCTTGACACCCCGCGCGAGCGCGCCGCATTGACGATCACGATACCAAAGACCATCGCGCCCAGCGTATCCATCGTCAGGTAGCCGTTGACGAAACCATTAGAGAACGGCAGTTGCTCATACGCTTCCGTCGCGGGAATTGGCGTACCCGCAGGCCACAGCACCGCAGCAATACCCAGTACCGCCAGAGCAATAATCTTTAACGGTGCCAGCACATGCCCGACCGTATCCAGCAGTTTGCCCGGATACAGGGAAATCGCGATCACAATGGCAAAATAAACCAGGCTATAAATCAGCAGCGGAGAGGCTCCATTGCCGACCAAAGGGGCAAGGCCGACTTCAAACGACACGGTTGCCGTGCGCGGTGTGGCGAACAGTGGCCCAACGGCCAGATAGCACACGGTCGCCAGAACAACACCGGCCTTTTTACCAATCGG
The nucleotide sequence above comes from Pectobacterium brasiliense. Encoded proteins:
- the brnQ gene encoding branched-chain amino acid transport system II carrier protein; translated protein: MSHRLTSKDIVALGFMTFALFVGAGNIIFPPMVGLQAGEHVWTAALGFLLTAVGLPVLTVIALARVGGGVDALSSPIGKKAGVVLATVCYLAVGPLFATPRTATVSFEVGLAPLVGNGASPLLIYSLVYFAIVIAISLYPGKLLDTVGHVLAPLKIIALAVLGIAAVLWPAGTPIPATEAYEQLPFSNGFVNGYLTMDTLGAMVFGIVIVNAARSRGVSSPMLLTRYTMWAGLIAGIGLTLVYLSLFQLGSVSGELVPQAQNGAEILHAYVQHSFGNMGSSFLALLIFIACLVTAVGLTCACAEFFAQYLPLSYRTLVFVLGIFSMVVSNLGLSHLIQLSIPVLTAIYPPCIILVLLSFTLRWWNSASRIVAPVMLVSLLFGMIDGIKSSAFKSLLPEWSLNLPLSEQGLAWLPPSLLILLVAVIYDRVCGRQEVTVHQ